The following coding sequences are from one Verrucomicrobiota bacterium window:
- a CDS encoding PTS sugar transporter subunit IIA: MLLSEMLTSNVIIPELKATDRWSCIGELVDCVVAAGHLSAGDRKTVYDLLVNREMLMTTGIGHGIAIPHASYDGTKTMVAAFGRSLSGISFEALDGKPVHYVTLLVVPKLQFQTHLRTLSVLAKFYNDPARRTQIDQAGSSEDIAKCFQVPID; the protein is encoded by the coding sequence ATGTTATTGAGCGAAATGCTCACATCAAATGTGATTATCCCGGAATTAAAAGCCACGGACAGGTGGAGCTGTATCGGTGAGCTTGTTGATTGTGTCGTTGCTGCTGGGCATTTGTCCGCAGGTGACCGCAAAACCGTCTATGACCTTCTCGTGAATCGTGAGATGCTCATGACCACGGGGATTGGCCACGGCATAGCGATTCCGCATGCTTCTTATGACGGGACAAAAACGATGGTGGCCGCTTTTGGCCGTTCTTTATCAGGTATTTCTTTCGAGGCCCTCGATGGTAAACCCGTCCATTATGTCACCCTGTTAGTGGTGCCAAAGCTCCAGTTCCAGACACATTTGAGGACACTATCCGTTTTGGCGAAATTCTATAATGATCCCGCCCGCCGGACTCAGATAGACCAAGCAGGGTCATCAGAAGATATTGCCAAGTGTTTCCAAGTGCCGATTGATTAA
- the argS gene encoding arginine--tRNA ligase: protein MKLVPLQIAEVFSPVINQIAARDVPVVSLIKPCLDAQFGDYQCNIAMVLAKELKRNPRELAEQIIKETDLTAICEPLEIAGAGFINLRLRKDFLASCLTRMVTEQNLGVDKTEKPKKIVIDFSSPNVAKQMHVGHIRSTILGDTLASILRFSGHEVITDNHIGDWGTQFGKLLLGYKNDLDKAALDRDPIAELERLYKLVNDQCEKEKKEEKSETIHAAREELRKLQDGDCENLELWERFIEMSKGSFDRIYTRLGVRFDYTLGESFYNPKLKAVVQELIAAQIARESEGAIVVFFDGEKELGDKPFLIQKSDGAALYSTTDLATLKYRMEEWKADEIIYVTDSRQQLHFKQLFATAKKWGIDVKLTHVCFGTILGPDNKPIKTRSGEPVKLVDLLDEAEARAAKLIETKGEFTDDTKKQIARVVGIGSLKYADIGQNRTLDYVFDWDKLLSLNGNTAPYLQNAYARIQSIFRKGQVELSGVPEWELVEPQEITLGKHLLRFGELLQVVVEDYRPHVMCTYLFELAQMYHSFYEHCPVLKSEGNLRESRLHLCELTAKTLQTGLALLGIETVEQM, encoded by the coding sequence ATGAAATTGGTTCCATTGCAAATTGCAGAAGTGTTTTCCCCCGTCATTAACCAGATCGCCGCGCGTGATGTCCCAGTTGTGTCCTTGATCAAACCCTGCCTCGACGCACAGTTCGGCGATTACCAGTGTAATATCGCCATGGTTTTGGCAAAGGAACTTAAACGTAATCCCCGTGAACTTGCCGAACAAATCATCAAGGAGACTGATCTCACAGCGATTTGTGAGCCCCTCGAGATCGCGGGAGCAGGCTTTATTAACCTACGCTTGAGGAAAGATTTCCTAGCATCGTGCCTGACCCGGATGGTCACCGAGCAAAACCTCGGTGTGGACAAGACAGAAAAACCTAAAAAAATCGTTATCGACTTCTCCTCGCCGAATGTCGCCAAACAAATGCATGTCGGCCATATCCGGTCCACCATTCTCGGGGATACCCTCGCAAGTATCTTGCGTTTCTCAGGGCACGAGGTCATTACTGATAATCATATCGGCGATTGGGGAACCCAATTCGGCAAATTACTTTTGGGTTACAAAAACGATTTGGATAAGGCCGCTCTCGACCGTGACCCGATTGCCGAACTCGAACGCCTCTACAAACTCGTGAATGACCAATGTGAGAAAGAGAAAAAGGAGGAAAAGAGCGAAACGATCCATGCCGCGCGTGAGGAGCTGCGCAAGCTCCAGGACGGGGATTGTGAAAATCTGGAACTCTGGGAACGTTTCATCGAAATGTCGAAGGGCTCTTTCGACCGTATCTATACCCGGCTCGGAGTGAGATTTGACTATACCCTGGGGGAGAGTTTTTATAATCCGAAACTTAAGGCTGTCGTCCAGGAACTCATCGCCGCGCAAATTGCCCGGGAGAGCGAAGGGGCTATTGTGGTATTTTTCGACGGGGAAAAAGAGCTGGGGGATAAACCTTTCCTGATCCAGAAAAGTGACGGGGCGGCCCTATACTCCACCACCGATCTGGCCACACTCAAATACCGTATGGAGGAATGGAAAGCCGACGAAATCATTTATGTGACGGACAGTCGTCAGCAGCTGCATTTTAAACAGCTTTTTGCCACCGCAAAAAAATGGGGTATTGATGTCAAACTCACCCATGTCTGCTTCGGCACCATCCTCGGCCCCGATAATAAGCCGATTAAAACCCGCTCGGGTGAACCGGTCAAACTCGTCGATCTTTTGGACGAAGCCGAGGCTCGCGCGGCAAAATTAATCGAGACTAAAGGTGAATTCACTGATGACACCAAAAAGCAAATTGCGCGTGTGGTAGGGATTGGTTCACTCAAATATGCCGATATCGGGCAGAACCGCACACTTGATTACGTCTTTGACTGGGACAAATTACTCTCCCTTAACGGGAATACCGCTCCGTATTTGCAGAATGCCTATGCCCGGATCCAGTCGATCTTCCGCAAGGGACAAGTGGAGCTATCCGGTGTGCCCGAATGGGAGCTTGTCGAGCCACAGGAGATTACCTTAGGCAAACACTTGCTGCGTTTTGGGGAACTCCTCCAGGTGGTCGTGGAGGATTATCGTCCGCACGTGATGTGTACCTATCTTTTTGAACTCGCCCAGATGTACCACAGTTTCTACGAACATTGTCCGGTCCTCAAAAGCGAGGGCAATTTGCGTGAGTCCCGCCTGCACCTTTGCGAGCTGACCGCAAAAACCCTCCAGACGGGATTGGCCCTCCTCGGGATCGAGACTGTCGAGCAAATGTAA